A stretch of the Elephas maximus indicus isolate mEleMax1 chromosome 3, mEleMax1 primary haplotype, whole genome shotgun sequence genome encodes the following:
- the PTAFR gene encoding platelet-activating factor receptor, whose product MESNESSHLDSEFRYILFPIFYSIIFVLGVIANGYVLWVFASLYPSKKLNEIKIFMVNLTMADLLFLVTLPLWIVYYYNQGNWILPKFLCNLAGCLFFINTYCSVAFLGVITYNRFQAVTRPIKTAQATTRKRGITLSLVIWVTIVAAASYFLFMDSTNTVSDKTGLSNITRCFEHYEKGSVPVLSIHIFIVCSFFLVFFIILVCNLVIIRTLLTQPVQVQHNAEVKRRALWMVCTVLAVFIICFVPHHMVQLPWTLAELQFQNNTSHQAINDAHQVTLCLLSTNCVLDPVIYCFLTKKFRKHLTEKLYSMRSSQKCSRATIDTGIEVVTPLNQRPVSSLKN is encoded by the coding sequence ATGGAGTCAAATGAATCCTCCCACCTGGACTCTGAGTTCCGATACATCCTCTTCCCAATTTTTTACAGCATCATCTTTGTGCTGGGTGTCATCGCCAATGGCTACGTGCTGTGGGTCTTTGCCAGCTTGTACCcttccaagaaactcaatgagaTAAAGATCTTCATGGTGAACCTCACCATGGCTGACCTGCTCTTCTTGGTCACCCTGCCCTTGTGGATCGTCTACTACTACAACCAGGGCAACTGGATTCTTCCCAAATTCCTGTGCAACTTGGCTGGCTGCCTCTTCTTCATCAATACCTACTGCTCCGTGGCCTTCCTGGGTGTCATCACTTACAACCGCTTCCAGGCAGTGACGCGACCCATCAAAACTGCTCAGGCCACCACCCGCAAGCGTGGCATCACTTTATCCCTGGTTATCTGGGTGACCATTGTGGCCGCTGCATCCTACTTCCTTTTCATGGACTCCACCAACACAGTGTCTGACAAAACTGGCTTAAGCAACATCACCcgctgctttgagcattatgagAAGGGCAGTGTGCCAGTCCTCAGCATCCACATCTTCATTGTGTGTAGCTTCTTCCTTGTCTTCTTCATCATCCTCGTTTGCAACCTGGTCATCATCCGCACGCTGCTGACGCAGCCGGTGCAggtccagcacaatgctgaagtcAAGCGCCGGGCACTGTGGATGGTCTGCACGGTCTTGGCTGTGTTCATCATCTGCTTTGTGCCTCACCACATGGTGCAGCTACCCTGGACCCTGGCTGAACTTCAGTTCCAGAACAACACTTCCCACCAGGCGATTAACGATGCACATCAGGTTACCCTCTGCCTGCTTAGTACCAATTGTGTTTTAGACCCGGTCATCTACTGCTTCCTCACCAAAAAGTTCCGAAAACACCTCACTGAGAAGTTGTACAGCATGCGCAGCAGCCAGAAATGCTCCCGGGCCACCATAGACACTGGCATTGAAGTAGTCACGCCACTCAACCAGAGGCCCGTCAGTTCCCTCAAAAATTAA